CTCCATCATTACTAAACCCTATTTAATCACCTATGAAGTTAACCTGTGTACAATTCCTGTGTAGAATTAAGAAGAAAATTGGTTATTATGGCTATTGCACTGAAATCATCATGCTTCTTGCAATTGAAAAAAGCTGAAACCGGTTTCAATAATCTCAGTTTTTCCTCTAACAATGTTTCAGTAATGTCAGTTAAAAGATTCACTTCGGTTTCTGCTACTGCTAACAGGACTATTGAAGCAGTTAGCATCTCTGAAACATTCAAAAGCCTCAAGAAACAAGGCAAAGTGAGTttgtatttattatgttttgcATGTTTATAATGGATTAGTAACTATTGTATGAGTATGAAACATTGATATTATCGATGTTTGTCGTGTATCGGACACCAGACACATTTTTAATATAATAGGTCAGTGTTACATATATTTGTAATGTTTTGAAATGATTATTTTTTAAGAAGCTTATTTGTGTGAAGGTGGCATTGATCCCATACATCACAGCTGGTGATCCTGATCTTTCAACCACAGCAGAAGCATTGAAAGTTCTTGATTCATGTGGATCTGACATTATTGAACTCGGTGTTCCATACTCCGATCCTTTAGCAGATGGTCCTGTTATCCaggtttctttctttctttcttcttgttATTTCAAAACTCGGAAATAGATTCTATCAGGTATATTATTGTGAGTATATTTATCATTGTTTGATTGATTCTCAAACCGATGTGTCTTTCTGACTTCAGGCTGCTTCTACAAGATCTTTAGCAAGAGGAACCGATTTTGATTCGATTATCTCTATGTTGAAGGAGGTACTACACTTTGTTTGGCAGGATATTAATTTTCGTCTAGTTAAAATAAAACTGATTTTTGTGACATTCTGAATGGTTGGTTTTTCAGGTCGTTCCAGAATTATCTACTCCAATTGCATTGTTTACTTATTACAATCCAATTCTGAAACGCGGTACTGAGAGATTTATGTCCATTGTAAAAGACACTGGCATTCATGGTGAGACTCAATTGAAGTAATGATATATAGTCAGAGCCGTCTTTGATAACGTGCAAGGCAGTCTATTGCACAGGGTTTAGAATTTGACACGCTTAAACTGTGGCTAAAAAATGCCTCATAAGACGGCTCTGAGTATAATATGCATTAAATATTAATACTATTTCATTGTGCTTCACTACTTAAGTGatgatattgttttgtttttgatatGTTATGCAGGACTTGTAGTCCCGGATGTTCCTCTGGAGGAGACCGAAACTTTAAGGAAAGAAGCTAAGAAGAATGGAATTGAACTGGTTTGCAAGCTGCCTTTGAAATTTTGTTCTATTTTGTTTCTGGATTTCGAACGAATGATTATTATGATTTGGCACATTTGATTGTTTGATGTCATGAAGGTACTCCTCACAACGCCTACCACTCCAACAAACCGAATGGAGGCCATTGCTGATGTTGCAGAAGGATTTGTCTATCTTGTAAGAGCTTCTATCAGTTATGCTAAATTCGGTTGTTTTTCTGTATTTTGTATTAACCTTTTTTTTATTAGGTGAGTTCTTTGGGGGTCACTGGAACTCGAGCATCAATTAGTGGTAAAGTTCAGgctcttttgaaagaaatcaaagaggTTTGTCTCTTTACAGTTCATTCATAAAAGCAATTTGGATTGAATGTTGTTACGGAGTTACTGCATTCATGAGATAAAAGTCGTTAGAtgaagattaaataaaaaaatattcatctgACGAAAACTTTGAATCTCATGATAATAGTTTGCAGTAACTAAATTTAATTCGAAAATTTTAATGCTTACTCTAACGGTTTTCTTGAAATAAAGGCAACACGTAAGCCTGTGGCAGTTGGCTTCGGGATATCAACAGCCGAGCAAGTGAAGCAGGTAATACGTTTTTTTAATAGTTAGGATTCGAACTCTAGACCTTATTGTTAAACTCAGACAAGTGTTGACGCATTGAGATAtctaatattttgaaagaataattTGTTTCAGGTGGCGGGATGGGGTGCTGATGGTGTGATTGTTGGAAGTGCTATGGTGAAGTTGCTTGGTGATGCCAAAACTCCTCAAGAGGGATTGAAAGAACTGGAAAATTTCACTCTCTCCTTAAGATCAGCACTTGATTGAAATTATGTCTGGAAGATCAAAGACTTCTAGTATTGGTGTCTTCATAGATAATGGATTGAATAAAGATTTTCTTTTAAGAAATTATGCAAATGTGATGTAATAGGGTCAAGTTTTTATTCACTTTCAATTATGACAGGTTATTTTCGTTATTGAAATAAATGTTCTACTTTAGGTTTATCAACTTTCTCTGCTGAGCTGTGCCAATTGATTCCTGTTATGATTTCATATACTTAGCATTGCTGCTTGTTGTTTTATGATTgattgttttcttgaaaaaaaaaattgagattggTTAATTGAATACTCTTCTTGTTCAATCATTTAGATCAGTATCTTTGATAAATTTGAGCTAGAGTTTTTCTACAAAAACTAGagtgatacccgtgcgtccgcacgggtacccgttgtggccgtgttattttgttcaatataaatattattgCAGAGATAAATGTCGTAAAAACAGATGTGTAAAAGATAGAAATTTCTTTTCAATAGATTGGGCCAAAGTTtggaatattttgatcaataaacatcattttccttttaatattcaatatttcgatcaataatttcatgtttttgttaatattaaatattttgatcagtaattcatgttcttgttaatattgaatattttattcagtaactttatgtttcagtcaatattcaatattttgatcagtaacttcatgttcccgctaatattcattattggtaataaattatttttattaatttttaatgataataatttttaatgataatttgattcactcaatttttggtgatacaacatcaatataattagagtactaaatatatttgtaacatatttattttataccaattaagatattggtaagtaattgatatgattttaatgtatttattctataacaattaaattattcccaacgtaatgattttaacgtatgggtcgttaaaaagacttttatatcttacaaaattagataattttaagtaaatcatacaaaagtacaatattttctcaaatttttttttttttaggtaaatcatacaatagtgtaaaaatagtataattttgtaagatataaaagtacaatattttctcaaatctaataatttaaaaatacatattgtaagtactaaaagaataagaaatcaaaagttgcaatcacatgcattaaatcataaattaaaagttgcaatcaatcaatcaatgattactaaagataattatgatatttaacttttttataggtaaatgtttatgtcttttcattctaaactctttatttacctaaaaaatgtacttttttttttattctttgattctattttcttatatatttcaaaattatgtatatatttttaatttgtaatattttattatattctatctttatttttttttgttttgttcgaccttacaataaataaatatcaataatattttaaaaaactaactttataaattttatatatatatatatatatttattgataaacttaatttttttaatttgacctaactaaaatattctttagttctatgaattaatgtacaatattatgttatttatatattataatatctataattgttataattactaagatttaatataaatatcactcaaacataaaatcaattaatcaattaaatttatttattaaaatttgcaataatataccaattatttcaatatcaagaaaataggtgtgctgcttcattatttcaccaaACCGTTCTTTAAAATCACCTTCAAATCGACCATAATGTTTGGACTATTatggataagaagttaaaaattgcaatcacattaaatcaaaataataaatcaaaagttgcaatcagattaaatcaaaCATTAAATTTGCAATCAATTAaagatgattatgatatttaattttttttataggtaaatgatttatgtcttttcatttcaaaacttttatttacctaaaaaaatatattgtttttttttctttattctttgattctattttcttatatatttcaaaattatgtatacatttttaatttgtaatattttattatattatatctttattctttgttttgttcgaccttacaataaataaatatcaataatattttataaaactaactttatatatattgataaacttaatttcttaatttgacctaactaaaatattctttagttctatgaattaatataaaatattatcttatttacatattataatatctaccaTTTCaataattactaagatttaatataaatatcactcaaacataaaatcaatgaatcaatctatgagatttatttattaacatttgcacttaaaatataaaaaattaaagttcattctatgaattaatataaaatatcatgttatttacatattatCTACCATTTCGACAAAACTTGCGCAAGCATAACCCAGTAATTTCAAACAGATTCTCCCTGGTATATTGACACCAAccaacttgatttctacttctacTGCTCAAACTTTCAGGGCTGTCAAAgaataatatttatttcaaacgaatcgtatagacgatgtttgctactgtctgcaccagaaaaaaatccaaaacacatggATTAGGGGATtaggacaatatttaaattgttactaaaagaatagaaaatagGGATAGAAAACAACCCAGGTAAAAAACTAACCATATACTATGGAGTGACGCCAAttggtacttcagaatgatacattagaaattcaacctgcaaataacatgaaagatattataaaccaaaattttcacGATTAGGTTTGATGAACATGATAGAGAATATGAAAGTATGATCGGTTacatatagtaatgataaaaccGTTTTGGAATGTGGAAGTTGGAGGGCTTGGAAAGCAGAAGGCTTGGAAGTTATGGATCGAAGAGTAGAAGGTTGAGGCTGCTGATGTGGAATATTGTGGAGACAGCAGCTGATGTGGACAGTCCCAATGATCAAGAAAAgggagacttttcttatatgatagatatgtGAAACGTTATAAATATCACACTGAGTAGCATTATTGATAGTGGAGCAGTTGAAACTTTTCATTTCCATAACTGCTGCATTTGGAAGTTGGAGGGATGAATTATTAACTGCTGCTGCATGTTAGAAACAGATGAACATTTGAGAAGCCAAAAGAGTGGTGACGTGGATGAACCAGGTTGAAAGTTGAAGAAGAGAATTCCTTGCTACCATGAAGTCATGTGTCGCAGCCAGAGGTGTTGTTGAAAAAGACagagttttcttatattatagattgtgaTATCAACCTATTAAAATCTGAAAATAATTACTCTCAACTGAAAGCACCATGAAATGAAGgagaatttgatttgattcaccCAGCTTGCTTGctgtattaattaataataaatttttaaaaaaaaaaaaccttatagAGCTATAAACTTTTCTCCATTCTTTCAAACTAGTTGATAATATTAATGACATAGGTCTTGAGATGAGAAAAACTACATAGTTTTTGGTTGAAGTCCGAAACCTGTCAATATAGCATTttgattaaagtttttttttccttctttataCACAATAAATTAATGTTTAAACTAATGTTTTGTTTGTGAATTTGGAGAAGAAGGGAGATGAGagttttgaaaaataggaagaattggatgaaaagaataaaaagattttgggtacgAGGGTTTTGGAGTGTTTGGTtgtattcataacaccaaaaaatttataaaatggagaactcaaaaattgtattgaatgagagTTTTGAGGGCttaaataaattttctaaatatcttttgagaaaatgggtgatgcactgacagtgtaaaatatttttacactgtcaaccaatcaccactcatgtatccaattaaaccatttttttatttaaaaaaaacttaatgacatgacacctttatgattttctattggatgatagtgtaaaattattttacactgtcagtgcactaccttttaactcatatCTTTTAGattgttatagtattctaaaaattaaaaatatagtaatgataatgactcttttatcattctaaacaaagttattttttttaaaaatgtcaaatattttcctatattttttaaaaatttcgttTTCAGAAGTCTTCTTCCCCcacccctccaaactcgcaaacaaaatcTAAGGCAATTTCTTTTTCCACCTTCGTATGTTCTCTCAAACCCTTGACAAAAAGTCAAAACACTttttattttcggagatgcatttacaGACGCACAATTTTTACACAAAATAAGCGCAAATTATTGAACACTCATCACTATGACAAaatttaattcggagatgcatctccgtaagtTTTTAATGTACATATAACGCGTGTCTGACCCTCCattttctccttttttattttttgaatatttttcttcCTCATTGGAGTTCGTGAGCAATATTGTTATAGTCAATTTTTCAAGCAACAGAAAAATCTCTACTTTAAACTTAACAATCTTAACTCACTACACACACTGACACACTACATTGAACACTATTCATCCTTATCAACACTTTTTAGAGGAAGTTTTTCATTTAACTTTTTTTACTTGTATTACGTAAAATAGTATACTTTTATTGTATTAGGTAGTAGTAGATTTCGAAATAAGTAATGTTATTTTTTTTGAGTTGTTAGGGCAAGATTAAGAATTGTTTCTGTCATTGAAGCAAAACACaattttttcgaaaatgcatctccgaaatggattattttttattttcagatatgcatctccgaatttggTCCTTACTACAAAGTTTCAAACTAATCTCTTTCCAATTTCTTTAAATAGACAACAGCTGAATGAGACTCAACCGTGAAACTCTAGCCGCAATTGCCCTAGCATGTTCCATTTATACTGAGGCACCAAATGCCTTGGATTACCGACGGCAGAGGATGAGCCAATGGGTTAAAATTAGACATACGCAATAGATTATATACTTTGAGAACTATATTTGTAATATTATGAcatgttattttaattaatgcatttcttttttttttagatgTTAATGCTTGAATTAAATTATTGATTATAGCACTGTTAAtcgaattaaaaaaaattcaaattaaaacaaaaatacaaaCCTAAACATTGTTCCTGCCCACATTgcatgcaaaacaaaatttcaaaaatacatcTCTGAATATTAATATTTCGAATATCTATCTCCAAACCAAATTTTTGTAAAAACAATTAATAGTACATTCGGTTATACATCTTCAAAAATTCCTAAAGCATTTTTAAAGGTGTAATTCACTCAGTAAGAGACAATAACGTGGCAAACTAATAAGATGAGCAGAGGGACAGACTTTCTCTATGTCGAGGATGTGCCATGGCACCccttaattcaatttattaagtAGATATACATTGTATAAGAGTGTTTATCTATATATTACAAATTACAAATTTTCCTAAATATTGTTATTTTGCGAGCGGATCATTCAATGATCAATCCCAATAGTTGCTACTTTCTATTTCAGGTTACTGTATTATTAATCTATTAATGTTCGAACCCACGCAGGTAAGAGGAGCAATATGATATTGATAGATACCAACTgacatattaaataaaatagggagAATTCCTTTGAATTACACATTAAATAGCAAAACTTAGAGGGTCTGCACCTCCCAATGCCAAAATTACCCCTTTTCCTATCAAACTTCACGATGCTTAACTCCCCCAAtgtcttcccctatttattctaAACTTAAAcactttaaattaataatataattattataataattactcGCTACTCACTAACTCTTCTAATAATTTAGTAACAGTTACAAAGTTACAAAATTGAAGAGTCTAACAATACTACCACTAAATGTTATTACTTATTATAAATATAGCACACACAAAAGTATCAGTCAAGAACTGCCACTCATTAGAACAAGATATTGGTACAGGTTGAAACTACTATTTACGCAGCTTAATGATTTGTATGGAAAATGACtatcaaaaaaatatatctaATGCAGCAGTATGCAGGGCTGTTGAAATGTCCCTACTGAATTTTGGTGCCAGACTGGAGGACGGATGTTACTTTGCTTTGAAAGTGAGCTTCTAGCCTGCCAAAGAATATCAGGATGTAAGAAACAGCATAAAGTAAAGGAGGAAAAGTACACAGAAGGTTGAAGCACCATGCCTTGTAGCACATTTGTAATATATGGTTTCTGGAGAATTATAGGTGCGTGCATTCCCAAACATTCTTCTCACATCCTCAACAAACATCTCAAATGTCACGTAATATTGTTCTGATTCCACCCTCTTACTCATTGTCTTCAGATCTGTGTTCAAATTAGGAATATGTTATAGATTTCATATGCAAGTTATATGATTTCACATAAAAAATTTGTGGAAGATCTCGCTGTTAAAAATTCACTTGCAAGTTTTTTAAATCACAAGACTCGATAAACTTTAGGGATGAAGCACAAACATCCCTATGATTAGGTGTTTCTAGCTGTCCGACGCGTGTCGCACTCCAACACGTGTCGGAAATTTTTTATAAGTATCCCAAAAAAGTAGGTTTTTTATTTGCTTCGACGATCTTTGAATTGGTGCCCCTACACCCATGGCACTCGTTAGATACGTGTCAGAAAATCCAATTGGTGCCCTACACCCATGGCACTCGTTAGATACGTGTCAGAAAATCCAATTGGTGCCCTACACCCATGGCACTCATACGACGCATTTTTTGTTTTGCTTCGACACACCTTATAAGTTCTTGGAACTATTAGAGTGTTAGCTTTAGCTTAGAGCCAGTCAGTATGTTACTGACACCTGGCAGTTTGTTTTCAGTAGTTACAGGCTACTACAGGTCACAACTTGTAGTATATAAACAAGTTGTGATACCTGATGTAACTAACTTTTCACAATTGAAATTCAGTTACAACTGAAATGAAAGTTCAATCATTTTCTCTTTCTATTATGGTATCAGTTTAGCTTCTCCGATCCATGGACTCACAGCCAGGATCTCCCTCTTCCGCTCACGTTTCGTCTCCGGCGGCGCCGTCTGCGGCGGTGATGGACGAATCACGTCGTCTTCAGTTTGCGCTGAAGATCGCATACAAACTCGACGACAAAAACTTCCATCTATGGCGTCAGCAAGTGGAGCCTTACATCAACGCACACAATCTCACAGATCTGGTGGTTTGTGCGCGTGTTCCTCCCAAATTTCTCTCCGATGACGATCGTCTTCAAGGTATCGTCAATCCTCTCTATTCTTCGTGGCTTCAAAAAGATCAGCTACTCTTGTCGTGGTTGCAATCGACGCTCTCCAGCGAAATCATGTCTCGCGTCATTGGATGCGTTCACTCTCATCAACTTTGGGATCGGTTGTTCAACTACTTCCAAAAGCAAACTCGTGCACGAGCAAGACAACTTCGCGTTGAACTTCGCTCTGCTTCTCTGGATTCGCAATCAATTTCTGATTATCTGCTTCAGATTCGTCAAACTGTTGATGCTTTAGCCTCGATTGGTGATCCGGTTCCGTCCACGCATCACATTGATGTTATCCTTGAAGGATTACCGAGTGAGTATGCTTCGGTTGTGTCGGTTGTAGAGAGTAAGTTTGGAGATATGGATCTAGATGAAGTGGAGATTCTCCTTATTGCTCATGAACTCAGgttgaataaattcaagaaaacctCTGTTCCAGATCTGGCTTCGTTGAATCTCACTCAAGCTTCATCCCaacctccagcttctgaaactCCTCCGGTTAGTGCTGTTGAATCTACTCCCTCTGTTCCTGCTTCTCCTTCTCCTGAGCCTGAATATGCTTCCTTCAGAGGTGGAAGGTCCTATAGAGGTGGCAGAGGTGGTAGAGGTAGAGGAGGCAGAAACTCTGGTGTCCAGTGTCAAGTCTGTTCCAAACCTGGTCACACAGCCTTGAACTGTTGGCATAGATATAATCAAcagtttcaacctcaagttgcctATGCTAGCACTCCTTTTGCCCCTGTGCAGTGGACTCCTCCTCAAGTTGCTTATGCTCAAATTCCTGCAAATGTTTGGACTAGACCTACTGCCAGTGCTACACCACAAGCTAGACCTGCTATTACATTGACTCCTAGTGCTTTCATTGCTAATGCTGCCCAACCTCAGGCTGCTGCCACTTGGTACCCTGACTCAGGTGCCTCTTTTCATGTCACTAATGATGCCAACAATCTCCAACAGCACACTCCTTTTGAAGGCCATGACCAAATCTTTATAGGAAATGGTCAAGGTCTGCATATCAATTCAGCTGGCTCTAGTCAGTTTTTCTCTACTTGCCAATCTCACACACCTCTCACACTTAAAAATCTTCTTCATGTTCCTTCAATTACCAAAAATCTCATCAGTGTTAGTCAATTTTGTAGGGATAATCAAGTTTATTTTCTGTTCACTTCTGACACATGTCTTGTTAAATCACAGGTGTCTAATGCTGTTCTTCTGGTTGGTAGAGTTGGTCCTGATGGCCTCTATCAGTTTCCTCCTTTTGCTGTCTCAAAGCCTACTCAGTCTCCTGTCAGTTCCAAGCCTACCTCTTCCTTAGTTAGTACTAATAAAATAGTGCCTAGTGTGCAGGCTACTACTATTTCCCCTTCCCTATCCAATGTATGGCATCTTAGGCTAGGCCACCCTAATGCTCATGTGCTGAAACTTGTATTACAAAGTTGTAATTTGTCTCATTCTAATAAAAATCTTGATACCTTTTGTGCTGCCTGCTGTGTTGGTAAAGCTCATAGATTACACTCTCCCTTGTCTCAAACTACATATCATTTTCCTCTTGAACTTGTGTACTGTGATCTTTGGGGTCCCTCCCCTCAATCCTCTACTCAAGGTTTTCATTATTATATCTCCTTTGTTGATGCTTTTTCCAAATTCACTTGGCTGTATTTACTGAAATCTAAGGCTGATGCTCTTCATGTGTTCAAACAGTTTAAAGCCCTAGTTGAGTTACAACTTGGATATCCTATTAAGGCTATTCAATCTGATTGG
The Vicia villosa cultivar HV-30 ecotype Madison, WI linkage group LG6, Vvil1.0, whole genome shotgun sequence genome window above contains:
- the LOC131612468 gene encoding tryptophan synthase alpha chain-like, which translates into the protein MAIALKSSCFLQLKKAETGFNNLSFSSNNVSVMSVKRFTSVSATANRTIEAVSISETFKSLKKQGKVALIPYITAGDPDLSTTAEALKVLDSCGSDIIELGVPYSDPLADGPVIQAASTRSLARGTDFDSIISMLKEVVPELSTPIALFTYYNPILKRGTERFMSIVKDTGIHGLVVPDVPLEETETLRKEAKKNGIELVLLTTPTTPTNRMEAIADVAEGFVYLVSSLGVTGTRASISGKVQALLKEIKEATRKPVAVGFGISTAEQVKQVAGWGADGVIVGSAMVKLLGDAKTPQEGLKELENFTLSLRSALD